One Methylophaga marina DNA window includes the following coding sequences:
- a CDS encoding P-loop NTPase fold protein, whose product MTEKAYLSIKNVKDCLIRFLESDQASVVAIRGAWGVGKTHFWNELVTEVANSRIHSSIKSYSYISLFGVDSLEGFKYSIFENTVPKNMIGKPITLESFSENVATVSQILGKKALKSIFSTKPLSGFSRAVDSASFLSVRNSLICVDDLERKGEKLSAKDSLGLISYLKENRFCKIVLLLNDGEDGMEDYLKYREKVVDIELKYCPSVKDNVSIAFNSDENVFSIASEYACNLGSSNIRTLFKTKRYLLILSPILNDVEVEVQKEIVSSVVLYCLCFYRAGNPSIPPLDYVVNLGNKLFGLGNNKEITDQEKPWHRLLLNFGYRSTNQLDKTLAQGIEAGFFDLEEVNRLAVARNDEVRQQKSAQEFHDAWDLYHNTFEDNEDQLVEALQNSLVKNAQTVSPTNLNGTVVLLRDLGHEEAADKLIQQYVLARKEQPQIFDLNNYAFGGDVTDEKIRDIFTSEHEKIDNRPSLIDVLERLSSTNGWSPIDEEVLAESAPEDYVKIFDSETGEHLDRYVRVGLKFKEWSNGNDVREKIGSNVEEALRIIGRRSRLNQRRAKKFGVVVENDA is encoded by the coding sequence ATGACGGAAAAAGCCTATCTCTCCATCAAGAACGTTAAAGATTGTCTTATAAGATTTTTAGAGTCTGATCAAGCTTCGGTTGTTGCGATACGCGGCGCATGGGGTGTAGGGAAAACGCATTTTTGGAATGAACTAGTTACCGAAGTTGCAAATAGTAGGATTCACTCAAGTATAAAATCATACTCTTATATTTCGCTTTTTGGAGTAGATTCACTAGAAGGCTTTAAATACTCAATATTTGAAAATACAGTTCCAAAAAACATGATAGGGAAACCAATTACTCTTGAATCTTTTTCAGAAAATGTTGCAACGGTTTCACAGATTCTCGGGAAGAAGGCGCTGAAGTCCATTTTTAGTACCAAACCATTAAGCGGGTTTTCAAGAGCAGTCGATTCGGCCTCCTTTTTGTCTGTAAGAAACTCATTAATTTGCGTGGATGATTTGGAGCGAAAAGGTGAGAAGTTATCAGCGAAAGACTCACTTGGCCTGATCTCATACTTAAAAGAGAATCGTTTTTGCAAAATTGTTCTGCTACTAAATGATGGTGAAGATGGAATGGAGGACTATTTAAAGTACAGAGAGAAAGTTGTAGATATTGAGTTGAAATACTGTCCGAGTGTCAAAGATAATGTAAGCATTGCTTTTAATTCTGACGAAAATGTTTTCAGTATTGCGAGTGAATATGCTTGCAATCTTGGCTCATCAAACATTAGAACACTTTTTAAAACGAAACGTTATCTTCTAATTTTATCGCCGATATTAAATGATGTTGAAGTCGAGGTACAAAAAGAAATTGTGAGTTCAGTGGTGCTGTATTGTTTGTGTTTTTATCGAGCGGGTAATCCATCAATTCCACCATTAGATTATGTCGTTAATCTGGGGAATAAATTGTTCGGGCTAGGGAATAATAAAGAAATCACCGATCAAGAAAAGCCTTGGCATAGATTACTGCTGAATTTTGGCTATCGGTCTACGAATCAACTTGATAAAACGCTTGCTCAGGGTATTGAAGCAGGCTTTTTTGACTTGGAAGAAGTGAATAGATTGGCGGTTGCTCGAAACGATGAAGTTCGTCAACAGAAGTCAGCACAGGAATTTCATGATGCCTGGGACCTTTATCATAATACGTTCGAGGATAATGAGGATCAGCTTGTTGAAGCTTTGCAGAATAGTTTGGTTAAGAATGCCCAAACAGTCAGTCCGACTAACTTAAATGGTACTGTTGTTCTCTTGAGGGATTTGGGTCATGAAGAGGCCGCAGACAAACTTATTCAGCAATACGTATTGGCACGTAAAGAACAGCCACAAATTTTCGATCTTAATAACTACGCTTTCGGAGGAGATGTTACTGACGAAAAAATCCGAGATATTTTCACATCAGAGCATGAAAAAATTGATAACCGTCCCTCACTTATTGATGTCCTAGAGCGATTGTCATCGACAAATGGATGGTCACCTATTGATGAAGAGGTTCTAGCTGAATCGGCTCCTGAAGATTACGTTAAAATATTCGATAGTGAAACAGGTGAACATCTTGATCGATACGTCAGGGTTGGACTGAAATTCAAGGAATGGTCAAACGGTAATGATGTTAGAGAAAAAATCGGCTCTAATGTCGAAGAGGCCCTTAGAATCATTGGGCGACGGTCTCGTTTAAATCAGCGTAGGGCTAAGAAGTTCGGAGTTGTAGTAGAAAATGACGCATAA